Proteins encoded within one genomic window of Calonectris borealis chromosome 1, bCalBor7.hap1.2, whole genome shotgun sequence:
- the GPR89B gene encoding Golgi pH regulator B isoform X4: MSFLIDSSIMVTSQVLFFGFGWLFFMRKLFKDYEVRQYVVQVIFSVTFAFSCTMFELIIFEILGVLNSSSRYFHWKLNLCVILLILVFMVPFYIGYFVVSNIRLLHRQKLLFACVLWLTFMYFFWKLGDPFPILSPKHGILSIEQLISRVGVIGVTLMALLSGFGAVNCPYTYMSYFLRNVTDADILALERRLLQTMDMIVSKKKRIAMAHRTMFQRGEVHNKPTGFWGMIKSVTTSVAGSENLSLIQQEVDALEELSRQLFLETADLHATKERIEYSKTFQGKYFNFLGYFFSIYCVWKIFMATINIVFDRVGKTDPVTRGIEITVNYLGIQFDVKFWSQHISFILVGIIIVTSIRGLLITLTKFFYAISSSKSSNVIVLLLAQIMGMYFVSSVLLIRMSMPLEYRTIITEVLGELQFNFYHRWFDVIFLVSALSSILFLYLAHKQAPEKHMAL, encoded by the exons GTGCTGTTCTTTGGATTTGGGTGGCTATTCTTCATGCGTAAGCTCTTCAAGGATTATGAG GTGCGACAGTATGTGGTCCAGGTGATCTTCTCTGTGACTTTTGCCTTCTCTTGTACCATGTTTGAACTCATCATCTTTGAGATTTTGGGGGTGCTGAACAGCAG CTCTCGATATTTTCACTGGAAGCTGAACCTGTGTGTCATTTTGCTCATCCTAGTCTTCATGGTGCCCTTCTACATTGGTTACTTTGTTGTGAGCAATATCAGATTAT TGCACagacagaaactgctttttgCGTGTGTTCTGTGGTTGACATTCATGTATTTCTTCTGGAAGCTGGGGGATCCATTTCCTATCCTCAGCCCAAAACATG GAATCCTGTCTATAGAACAGCTCATCAGCCGTGTGGGTGTGATTGGGGTGACACTCATGGCTTTGCTGTCAGGATTTGGGGCTGTCAACTGTCCATACACTTACATGTCCTACTTTCTCAG GAATGTGACAGATGCAGATATTCTGGCTTTGGAGCGACGACTCCTTCAGACTATGGACATGATTGTtagcaagaaaaaaag gaTAGCCATGGCTCATAGGACAATGTTCCAGAGAGGAGAAGTGCATAACAAACCCACTGGCTTCTGGGGAATGATAAAAAGTGTTACAACATCTGTTGCAGGCAGTGAAA ATCTGTCCCTTATCCAGCAAGAAGTGGATGCCCTAGAAGAGCTGAGTCGGCAGCTTTTTCTGGAAACTGCTGACTTGCATGCAACAAAG GAGAGAATAGAGTACTCCAAAACTTTCCaaggaaaatactttaattttttgggttattttttctcCATCTATTGTGTCTGGAAAATCTTCATG GCAACCATCAATATTGTATTTGACCGTGTGGGGAAGACTGATCCAGTCACAAGAGGAATTGAGATCACTGTAAATTATCTGGGAATCCAGTTTGAT GTGAAATTCTGGTCTCAGCACATTTCCTTTATTCTCGTTGGAATAATCATTGTTACCTCTATCAGAGGATTGTTAATCACACTTACAAAG ttcttcTATGCCATTTCCAGCAGCAAGTCCTCCAATGTTATTGTTCTGCTTTTAGCACAGATAATG gGTATGTACTTTGTGTCATCGGTGCTCCTCATCCGGATGAGTATGCCTCTAGAGTATCGCACTATTATTACAGAAGTCCTGGGAGAGCTCCAGTTCAACTTTTATCATCGTTGGTTTGATGTGATATTCCTAGTTAGTGCGCTGTCCAGTATCCTCTTTCTCTATTTAGCACACAAACAAGCCCCAGAAAAGCACATGGCCCTCTGA